A section of the Indicator indicator isolate 239-I01 chromosome 26, UM_Iind_1.1, whole genome shotgun sequence genome encodes:
- the CMKLR1 gene encoding chemerin-like receptor 1: protein MALSNLSNYLDEVDNYSDYTDYTYEETSSMWADPAHDPSDMARILSVVIYSVSCVLGILGNGLVIAIITLKMKKSVNAVWFLNLAVADFLFNIFLPFNIAYTAMSYHWVFGTVMCKLNSFLLILNMYTSVLLLTTISLDRYVSVVFPVWAQNHRCPSLAYLVCLGVWIVGVVMSCPSLIFRDTAQAHSSVICFSNFSLSRNASYRALALVRHRTVNITRFLAGYVLPITVITFCYVAIAFNLRRNRLAKSKKPFKIIVTIIVTFFLCWSPYHLLNLLETEPDMIPRFVFEIFIPITTALAASNSCMNPVLYVFMGQDFKKFKVTILSRLVNALSEETGHSSIVHRSFSKMSSMTEKETTVL from the coding sequence ATGGCGCTTTCCAACCTGTCCAATTACTTGGATGAGGTCGATAACTACAGCGACTACACAGATTACACCTACGAGGAGACCAGCAGCATGTGGGCAGACCCAGCCCACGACCCCAGTGACATGGCAAGGATCCTCTCCGTGGTCATCTACAGCGTGTCCTGCGTGTTGGGCATCCTGGGGAACGGCCTGGTCATCGCCATCATAACCCTGAAGATGAAGAAGTCAGTCAACGCCGTCTGGTTCCTCAACCTGGCCGTGGCCGACTTCCTCTTCAACATCTTCCTGCCCTTCAACATCGCTTACACGGCCATGAGCTACCACTGGGTCTTTGGGACGGTCATGTGCAAGCTGAactccttcctcctcatcctcaacATGTACACCAGCGTCCTCCTGCTCACCACCATCAGCCTGGATCGCTACGTGTCGGTGGTGTTTCCCGTCTGGGCTCAGAACCACCgctgccccagcctggcttACCTGGTGTGCCTGGGGGTCTGGATCGTGGGCGTCGTCATGAGCTGCCCCTCCCTGATCTTCCGGGACACGGCCCAGGCCCACAGCTCCGTCATCTGTTTCAGCAACTTCTCCCTCTCCAGGAATGCTTCCTACCGAGCCCTGGCGCTGGTGAGGCACCGGACGGTGAACATCACCAGGTTCCTGGCCGGCTACGTCCTGCCCATTACCGTCATCACCTTCTGCTACGTCGCCATCGCCTTCAACTTGCGCCGCAACCGCCTGGCCAAGTCCAaaaagcccttcaagatcatcgTCACCATTATAgtcaccttcttcctttgctGGAGTCCCTACCATCTGCTGAACCTCCTGGAAACGGAGCCTGACATGATCCCACGCTTCGTGTTCGAGATCTTCATCCCCATCACCACGGCGCTCGCTGCCTCCAACAGCTGCATGAACCCCGTCCTCTACGTCTTCATGGGCCAGGACTTCAAGAAGTTTAAGGTCACCATCCTCTCCAGACTGGTGAATGCCCTCAGTGAGGAGACAGGCCACTCCAGCATCGTTCACAGGAGCTTCTCCAAGATGTCTTCCATGACTGAGAAGGAGACAACGGTCCTCTAA